A stretch of DNA from Gemmatimonadota bacterium:
CCGAGCCGAAGAACTCGATTACCAAACAGTATCACAAACTGTTCGAACTCGATGACGTGGGCCTGACGTTCGATCAGGAGGCCCTGCGGTCGGTGGCTCGGAAGGCCCTCAAACGGGGCACCGGCGCCCGCGGCCTCCGCGCCATCCTCGAAACCGTGATGACCGACATCATGTTCGAGATTCCGTCGCGTGATGACATTCGCGAAGTGGTGATCACGCCGGAATCGATCAACGAGCACAAGCAGCCCCTCGTGGTGACCGAGCAGCGCCGCAAGGTCAAGGAGGCGTGAGCCCACCGCCCACCTCGCCGCTCATCACGCTGCCGTTCGAATTCGTCGGAAGTTTTCCAGATCCGCTCTACCTACTCGAACCATTGCTGCCCGAGGTCGCCTTCCTGGGCCGGTCCAACGTCGGCAAATCGAGTCTCATCAATGCGGTGGTCGGGCGGAAGATCGCCCGGACCAGCTCCACCCCCGGCAAGACCCAGCACCTCAACGCGTTTCGATTCCCCGAGTTCTACCTGCTCGATCTGCCCGGATACGGCTACGCCAAATTGTCGTTGGCGGAACGGAAGCGGCTCCGGCAGCTGATCAATGGCGCCATCAGCCGGCGGGCGGGCCTCCGTGCGGTGGTGTGGCTGCTCGACATCCGTCATCCCGTGACGGCGGACGACTTGACCATGAGCGAGTTGCTGGCCGATGCCAAGCGGGAGACGATCGTGGTGCTGACCAAGTCCGACAAGTTGACCCAGTCGGCCCGGGCGGTGGCGCACCGGTCCCGGGCCACCGAGCTCGGGCTCGGAGTCGACGAGGTGATCATGACCTCGAGTGCCAAAGGCACCAGGATTGCCGACCTTGGCGATCTGATCGCGGAAGTGGCTTCGGAAGGACTCTGAGTTGCGCGGCGGTTACGGGTCGGGTGCGAAGGCTGCATCGGATCGAACCAAACGACTACCGGGGCTCAGGTCGGCATCATCTTCCCGATAGAAGAATAGATCGGCCCACGACTTGGCCCTCAGGTCCGCCGGCGCCACCGATCGTACAAATGGCGGGACGAACCCCGCCGACGCCCTGAAGCCCATGGCGTTGTCCAGCCACAAGGTCTCGTCCTGTCGAAAGCCCTGGTCAAATCGGCGGCGATTGTCCGGATCGTACGCCGCGAACGTTCCCTCCTCCGGCACATTGAAGGCGGGCGGCAGCCCAACCTCCGCGAGGGGGAAGGCATTTTCGACAATGAGCCCGTGCGTGTTTCGGTCGTTAGTCGGACTTGGGGGGCCGGTCTTGACCCCCCACTTGTCCCGGCCCTTGGTGTCGTGGTTGCAGTAGAGATCCTCCCATACGGCAACATCCCGGGTCAGCAACCCGAAGATCGACAGCTTGCTCCCGGGGTGGAGCGCCATGAGTTCCTTCGGCGGACCGGCATCGAAGTCGAAGGCAAACGAGGATTCGAAGTCGAACGCATTGTCCTCCCACCGGAAGCAGGGGGAGGGGAGCAGCAATGACCGAACGGTGTTGAACTCGTCCCCAACCGAAGGCCCGACGAATACCGGCAACGGCTTGAGTTCCAGCAAGCTCGCCGAGATCCCGTCCACGTAGGCCTTCCCCAAGTGCTCGCATTGAAACTCCTCCACCGTCGACCGGAACAGCGCCTCGTTTTCTTGGTCCAACGGTCCCGCAAAGTAGCCCAGATTATTCACACGGGTGTTCTGGCCTGAGACCGTATCGATCGGGTCGAGGTGGCCGATCAGGATCGGAATCACCAGACCGTTGAACGAGGCCTGGGGATCTTTGATGACGAGGCTGGCTTCCTCAGCATCGGGGGGAATTTCGTGCTCGATCTTGCCCTTGGCGTCAGACACCAGCTTGAAGGTGTGACCTTTGACCGTCAGCTCGCAGGGGGTATTGGCCAGCGGTTTCAGAAAAGCATCTTCCAGCGCCAGCCGAAGCATCAGAGGCTTCCGGTTGGCCACGAAACGATGGCCGTTCTCCGCCGCCCAAGCCGTAAGGCCGATATATTTGGAGTCGATGACCCCAACCGACCTCGCGCTCCTCCACGTTGCCATTGGCGCCATCGCGTTCCTCTACGCCTCCGTCGGCCACGCTGGCGCGTCCGGGTACATCGCGGTGCTGACCCTAGCCGGCCTGGCCGCGACCGTGGTCCGCCCAACCGCGTTGGTCCTCAACATCCTCGTCGCTACCCTCACCACGTACCAATTCTACCGCGCTGGGTACTTTGCCTGGAACCGATTTTGGCCCTTTGCAGCCCTGTCGGTTCCGGCCGCATTTCTGGGCGGATACATCCATATCCCAACCGACCTGTTCAAGATCTTGGTCGGGATCATCCTCCTCCTGTCCGCCGCCCGCTTCGCCGTCCGAACCGAAGACCCGTCGGTGACCCGGTTTCCGCCCCTCGCCGTTGCCCTCGCGGTAGGAGCCGGTCTGGGCCTCCTCTCCGGCCTTACCGGCACCGGCGGAGGGATCTTCCTCACCCCGCTGATGCTGCTGCTCGGCTGGTCCACCACCAAGGAAACCGCCGCCGTCTCGGCACCGTTCATCCTGGTCAACTCGATCTCGGGGTTGAGCGGCTTCATCTCGAGCGGCCGCCCGCTCCCGGCCATTGCCGGAAGTCTGGCCATCGTGGCGGTCGCGGCGGGTGGTTTGGGCGGCTTCTATGGAAGCCGGCGGTTGCCGGTCAGTGCGATTCGGCGGCTGTTGGCGGTCGTCCTGCTCGTGGCAGGACTCAAACTCCTGCTGGGCGGTTAGCCCGCAACTTCAGCCGGCATCGCAGCCCGAAGCCGAGACCCGAGCACCGGGAAGAACGCCCCGAACTCCTCGGGCGGCATCGGTTGCCCGACGTAGTACCCCTGGATCAGGAGAACTAGACCGAATGCCGAGTGCCAAGCGCCGAGCCCCGCTGCTGTTAGTGGCTGCTTTGGCACTCCCGCCGGTCCAGGTCGTCGATAGTATTTTTACACCGGAAGTCGAGTTGACGCGGTTCAGGGCATCACTGCCCGGAACCGCGCCAACCGCGCTTTCGGGCGGCGCCTCCAGCCGGGTCGAATTGATCCGCCGGTTCGTCACCGCCGTCGAAACCAATGACACGCTCGCCCTGAACCGGTTGCTCCTGAGCAAGGCAGAGTTCGCCTATTTCTATTTCCCCGCCAGCGAATACAGCCGGCCTCCCTACCGGCAGAAACCCGGACTGGTTTGGTTTCGAATGCCCGAATCCAGCCAAAAAGGAATCGGCCGGGTGTTGGCCCGCGACGGCGGCAAACCCCTCGCCGCCACCGGCCACCGCTGCCCGACCTTGGGAAAGCCGGCTGGGCTCATCAGACTCTGGAACGAATGTCGTCTCTTCGTACGTCAGGACGGTCGGACGATCGAACGGCATCACTTCGGCTCGATCATCGAGCGAAACGGTGTCTACAAGTTCCTCACCTACGCTTCCGACTACTGATCCTCGGCGCTCGGCGGGCTCAGCGAATTCTGAGGACGTCTTCGAGGGGGCCGGCATCTCCCCCGCCGAGGAGGACCGCTAGATCCGCCACGGCTCGGCGCTCTCGGGGCCAGGCGAGGGTTGTCAGCGACTCGTCGATCCCGAGCCACCGATAGTCATCATGTTCCTGGGAGAGGGTCACCGGGGCCTCGGCATCGACGACGCCGGCGAACGCGGGGATCAGCGCCACCTCATCGCTGCGGTGCAGATAGAAATACTCGGCCCGGCTCAGGTTGTAGAGCCGGACCGCGACGAGGCCGGTTTCTTCGAGGAGCTCCCGCTCGGCGGCCTCGGCGGCACGCTCGCCGGATTCGATATGACCGTGCACGGATTCCCACGCCCCGGTGCAACGGACCGCCGGGCTCCGGCGGAGAATCAGAGTCTCCATCCGGCCGGCCACCCACCGGACCGGATAGATGTCGATGTAGCGAATCGGGGCGGCGGAGGTCAGATGGCCCGGCGGCGGCCGAGGAGGCTCTCGAGCCGGGCCGCGAGCGCTCGGGCCCGAAACGGCTTGGTGAGAAAGTCGTCGGCGCCGAGCTCGATGACCCGGACTTCGTTGTCCTCATCACCTTTAGCGGTGAGCACGATGACCGGCAGGTTCCTCGTGGCCTCCCGCGACCGAACCTGAGACAGGACCGTGTAGCCGTCGACCCCTGGCAGGTTGAGATCGAGGATCACCAGGTCCGGAGCGGCCCGGTCGATCTCAGCGAGGGCCTCAGCGCCGTCCCGGGCTTCGACGATGGTGTAGCCTTGGCGTTCGAGCAGGTCTCGCATCACCCGGCGGAGCTGATCCTCGTCGTCGACCAGCAAGACCACCGACCCTTTCCGGGTCAACTCGAACTTGGCCGTCGGGAGATCGGTGTCGTCGAGCAATTCGAACGCCTGCGAAAACTGATCGGGGCCGGAAGGCGAGAGAATCACCGCTCGAAGGGTCTGAGGGGTGTGCCGGGCTCGAGGCTCGGCCAGCGGCACCGGCGGCCCGGCGGCGAAGTCGTCTCGCGGAGGATCCGTAACCCGGAGAGCCTCCTCCAATGAGGTGTCACCGCTCAACACCTTCGTCATCGCGCTTTCGAACAGCGACCGCATTCCGGCGGTCCGGGCCGCCGTCGCGATCTGATCGGCGGTGGCGCCGGCACTGACCAACCGCTCGATGGTCGGATTCATCACCAGTATCTCGACAATAGCGAACCGGCCGAGATAGCCGGTTTGGGCACATTCGGGACACCCGACCGCCTTGAAGCGGGGCGCGCCGCCTTTAATGTGTTTGACCAGCCGACCGGGGAGCGGATCAGTGTCGGAAATCCTGCAGGCGAGGCAAAGCCGCCGTACCAAGCGCTGCGCCACCACCCCGCGAAGCGCCGCCCCGATCTTGTAGGACTCCATCCCGATGTCGACCAACCGGGTGACGGTGTTCGGCGCATCATTGGTATGCAGGGTCGAGAGGACCAAGTGACCCGTGAGCGACGCCTGGACCGCGATCTGGGCGGTTTCTTGATCGCGGATTTCGCCGATCAGAATCACATCGGGGTCTTGCCGGAGAATCGATCGGAGCGCGGCGGGAAAGGTCATCCCCGTCTTCTCGTTGATTTGGACTTGGACGATCTTCTCGCCAAGCCGGTACTCGACCGGGTCCTCGACCGTGACGATGTTGACGCCCGTGGCCTGGACCGTCCGCAACGCCGCGTAGAGCGTGGTGGTCTTCCCCGAACCGGTCGGCCCGGTCACCAGAAGAATCCCTTCCTTACTGTCGAGCAGCTTCTGGAAGGTGGCCCGCTCGGCGGGGTCGAAGCCGATATTGTCGAGATTGAGGAGCGTGGCCCGGGTATTGAGAATCCGGATGACAACCTTCTCGCCTAACGATGCCGGCAAGGTCGAGACCCGGAGATCGACCGGGTTGCCATTGACCGCCACCCGGCACCGGCCGTCCTGGGGCCGCAGTCGGTCCGCGATATCCATCCCAGACATGATCTTGATCCGGGAGATGAGTGGAATACCGGCGGACCGCGGAATCTTCATCACCTCGCGGAGCACCCCGTCGATCCGATACCGAACCGCGACCCCGCCTTCGCCGGGTTCGATGTGCACGTCGCTGGCCCGGCTGGTGATCCCGTCCGCCAACAGCGTGTCGACCAGCTTGACGATCGGACGGGCGCGGGCTTCATCGGCCCCGCTCGCGGTATCATCGGGCTCGTCCCGAAGCTGGGTGACCTCGTGCGCTTCTTTGAAGCTGTCCAACAGTCGTTCGACCAGATCGTCGGGACGATAGACTTCTTCGAGCTTTTCCAGGATCTTCGTCGGCGAGCAGATCGACAACCGGACTTCGAGTCCGGTGGCAAAGGCCAGCATCTTTTCGGCGTCCATGTCGAATGGATTGGCGGTGGCAAGATCGACCCAACTGTCGGTGGCCCGAAGCGGAATTACGTTGAACCGCCGGGCCAGCTGTTCGGGCACCTGCTCGATGACCCGGCGATCGACCTGATTGAGGTCCGCCACCGGAAGCCGGAACCGGGTCGACACCGCCTGCAGCACGGCATCATCGCCCAGCACCCGCTGATCGAGCAGCTGCTGCCAGAGCGACCCGCCCTCGCCGGCCCGCTTCCGCAAATCGGCCACGACCTCCGGAGTTACCAGAGTGCCTAGGGCCGACACCAACCATTCATCGGGAAAATGGGTCACTGCACTCGCCACTCCAGAGGATCATGCACGGTCAAACCTCCCGAACAATAGAGGGGTAACCCCAATCCCTGCTAGATGATAGACCACCAAGACCGGGTGAAGTCGACCGAAAACGACCAGCCTGACTGGGCCCGAAGACCTCGACCCACCTCCAGCCGGAGGACCCGTTCGAAGGCCTCGAGTGCCACCCCAAGTATTGGCCGGAGGCCCAAAGACCCAACCCAGGGGACCCCGGCCACCGGTCCGCCGGCACTCCCGATAGCGATCATCGGGCCAATCGCCATTCGAGGCGCGGTTCGGCCAAAGGGACCCAGGGGAATCGACGGCCCCGGCACGGCCACCAGCCAGTCCGCCGCGACCAGCACCATCCGGCGCCCCCCGAAGGCCCGGAACGCCTCGCCCGGCAAGGTGCCCGGCCCCCCAAGAACGAACGAACGCCGGCGGGGTAATTTTGGGGTCCCGATTCCGGCCGTGGCCGAGAGACCAAGGGTTCCACCACCCACCCGACTTGCCCACCGGCCGTCGACCGAAACCCGGCCGAAGTCACCCGACCCGAGGCCAACTTCACCTCGGGCCGCCACCGAAAAGCCCAACCCGGCGGCTCCGAATCGGCTGGCCGAGACAGTCAGGTGGCCGAAGCTGTACGCCGGGCCGCCGAGGGCCGGATTGGCCCGATAGGTTCCGCGGGCCGGTCGAGCCACCGCCTCGAGCGAACCGGCCCAATCCCGCCCGATTTCGGCCACCAGGCGGGTCGTCGGCCCGACCTGCCAGGCCGTTTCGATGCCGATCCGGTCCCGGAGCAGGTAGTCTCCCCAGTCCCGCCCCGCCTCCTGAGCCGCCAGGGAATTGACCAAGGTGCTGGCCGCGGGGCTGTCGGCCATATCGACCACCGACCGCTCGGCCGCGACCCGGATCGGGAGGCCGCCGATTGAACGGGCAATCTCGATCCGCCCCGTCACCCGGCCGTCAATCGTGGCCACTCCGCCCATCAGAGCCACCCGGCCCACCGATTCGGTTTGCCAAGCCAGACCGGCCCCGATCCGGAGGCCCTCTACCCGATTAATGCGCAAAATGTCGCTGACCCGGGTCACCGACAGCCGCCAAGCCGGGAGTCCGCTGACCATTCGGCGACCGAGGGCCCGACCGGCCGCGGCCCGGACCTCGCCCAACACCTGCTCCGACCGCCAGCTCGCCGCCGAGTCGACCGGGCGAAGCATCGGACCGGTCCACGGGCCCCCGCCCGGCCTGGTCAACCCGCCGATGGCCGGCCCGGCCCAGGCCACCACCACCGCCGCCGAGTCGTTGAGTTGGACGTCGTCGATCTGCCATCGGCCGCGAATGATGCCCCGCACTGGAAAGTCGACTGCCGCCGACCGGCGCCGGATCTCGATCTCTTGCGCATACGGCAGCCAGTAGCGGCCCTCCACCAGGGAGCGTTCCAGCCGAACGGCAATATCCTCGAGGTCGGCATCCCGATAGGCGGCCGGCGTAAACGACAGACTCGACCGCACCACTTGAGCCCGGGCCAAATCGAGGTCGAGGGTCCCGACCGCCAGCGGTTGGCGGCGGTCTTTGGGGCGGAACTCGAGCGTAGCCACGACCACCCGGCCGGCGGGTCGAGCGATGGCCACCGTGTCGGTGATCCGGTAGTCATAGAGCGCGGATCCGCCCGGCGCAAGCGGATGGACCACGTCCGCCACCTCGTCGCCCTCCCCGATCCGAATCATCGGTCCAAAGTCGTTGGACACGATCCCGAGGTGATCGCGATGATAGGCGAGGTCGACTGGGAAGAACGTCGAGTCCCGCCAAGCCCGAATCACCTGCTTGCTCCGATCCGGCCTTTCCCAATACACTTCCACGTCGAGTTCGTCCGCCTTGAGTACTCTCGGCGGCATCCCGACCACGAACCCGATCTCGGCGAGAAACAACACGACACCATGGGCCCGCGCGCGGTAGGAAATCAGGGTCGAATCGGCGGCCGCCACGGCCCGCTCGGCAATGGCCCGCCGGACCAGGTGCTGGGTGGCCGGGTCGTTCCATTCCTGCGCGGCGGCGGTGCTGACGCCGAGGAGCGCCAGCAGAACAAACCACATCCTCATGATGGGGGAAACATAGTCCGCCAGCTGGCGCTGGCCGCGCTACTGGCGGTTGGGTGCGGAGGGCCCCAGAACGTCCCTCCGGGCGTTTCACCGCGGGATGCGGCGCCCCCGCCCCCCGCGGCGGCCGGAAGCAGCGAGGCGTTCATCCTGGAATCAGGCGGCACCTCCCCGGACGACACCGTCGTCGTCATCCCGCCGCGCCGAGGCCGGATCATCCTGGTCCGGCGCGGGGCACCAGACAACAGCCTGTTCGCCCGGATTGCTATCCCGCCCGACAGCGCCCGCACCGACTCGATCCGGATCACGGTTCGCCCCCGCCCCGGTCTCTACGGCATCGACCTCGAGTCGACCGGACCGCTACCGGCCGGGATGTCGCTCACGGTCAGCTACGCGATCCACTTCATCGCCCCCGCCGGGGCCCGCGACCGGTACGGCAGTGACCTCGGCTTCGAGCGAGCCCTCTATCTCGCGCAGGCAACGGCGGACGGCCGGATCGTGTTCCTCCTGACCAGCCGGCCTGGCTCCGATCTGGTGGCAGCGACGATTCCCGGCCCGGGGCGCTATGTGGTCTCGGCACCCAAGGCCCCCCAATGACCTGGCGGCTCCAGGGCATCGGCCACCCCCAGGAAATCGTGGTCGGGGCCGAGGGCCCGGTCGTCGTGGGCCGCGCACCCGACACCGACCGGGTCATTGCCGATGTGACCGTGTCGCGCCGGCATGCCGAGCTGACCGCCACCCCGTTGGGCGTTGCCATCCGCGATCTGGGGAGTTCGAACGGCACCAGCATCAATGGGACCCGGACGCCGGTTGGCCAGGCGATGTCGGGTGACACGATCGTGTTCGGCAAAGTGGCGTTCCGGCTCCACGCCGACCATGACATACCGGAACCGCCCGCCGATCTTCCGCCCGAGGGAGCGATCGTCCGGAAAGTCACGTTAGGCGCGACCCCCGACACCAATCTCGAGTCCGCCCAACTGGCCCGGATCCTCGACCTCGCTAAACGGCTCTCGGGCGAGATCGATCCCGAACGCCTGACCACGGCCATCGTCGATCTCACCTTCGACTTGTTGCCGGTCGACCGGGTGGCCCTGCTCCTGATCGACGAGGCCTCCGGCGAGTTGATCCCGGCCAATTCCAAAACCCGGCTCGACAACGGCACCGGCACCCGGGTACCCCGATCGATCGCCATGCGGGCGGTGCTGGACCGGGCGCCGATCCTGACCGAAAGCGCGGTCGACGACGAGCGGTTTCGGAGCGGGTCGGTCATGCTGCAGAGCGTCCGGGGCGCGATCTGCACGCCCTTGATGGCCTCGAAGGACCAATGCCTCGGCGTGCTGTACGTCGATACCTTGACGGCCACCCGCCCGTTCCGGGAGGACGAGGCCTCGATGCTGTACGCCTTCGGCGGCCTCGCGGCCGTGAGCTTGAGCAAGCTCGCGTATGCCGAGACGATGCGCCGCGACGCCCAGGTCCGGGCCAACTTCGAGCGGTTTTTTGCGCCCGAAGTGGCGCTCCGGATCGCCAAGGAGAAGGGGGTCATCGGCTTGGCCGGCGAAC
This window harbors:
- the ysxC gene encoding ribosome biogenesis GTP-binding protein YsxC; its protein translation is MDQRAQAAPRGDRAAPQGQGGVSPPPTSPLITLPFEFVGSFPDPLYLLEPLLPEVAFLGRSNVGKSSLINAVVGRKIARTSSTPGKTQHLNAFRFPEFYLLDLPGYGYAKLSLAERKRLRQLINGAISRRAGLRAVVWLLDIRHPVTADDLTMSELLADAKRETIVVLTKSDKLTQSARAVAHRSRATELGLGVDEVIMTSSAKGTRIADLGDLIAEVASEGL
- a CDS encoding sulfite exporter TauE/SafE family protein, whose amino-acid sequence is MTPTDLALLHVAIGAIAFLYASVGHAGASGYIAVLTLAGLAATVVRPTALVLNILVATLTTYQFYRAGYFAWNRFWPFAALSVPAAFLGGYIHIPTDLFKILVGIILLLSAARFAVRTEDPSVTRFPPLAVALAVGAGLGLLSGLTGTGGGIFLTPLMLLLGWSTTKETAAVSAPFILVNSISGLSGFISSGRPLPAIAGSLAIVAVAAGGLGGFYGSRRLPVSAIRRLLAVVLLVAGLKLLLGG
- a CDS encoding NUDIX domain-containing protein, whose protein sequence is METLILRRSPAVRCTGAWESVHGHIESGERAAEAAERELLEETGLVAVRLYNLSRAEYFYLHRSDEVALIPAFAGVVDAEAPVTLSQEHDDYRWLGIDESLTTLAWPRERRAVADLAVLLGGGDAGPLEDVLRIR
- a CDS encoding type II/IV secretion system protein: MASAVTHFPDEWLVSALGTLVTPEVVADLRKRAGEGGSLWQQLLDQRVLGDDAVLQAVSTRFRLPVADLNQVDRRVIEQVPEQLARRFNVIPLRATDSWVDLATANPFDMDAEKMLAFATGLEVRLSICSPTKILEKLEEVYRPDDLVERLLDSFKEAHEVTQLRDEPDDTASGADEARARPIVKLVDTLLADGITSRASDVHIEPGEGGVAVRYRIDGVLREVMKIPRSAGIPLISRIKIMSGMDIADRLRPQDGRCRVAVNGNPVDLRVSTLPASLGEKVVIRILNTRATLLNLDNIGFDPAERATFQKLLDSKEGILLVTGPTGSGKTTTLYAALRTVQATGVNIVTVEDPVEYRLGEKIVQVQINEKTGMTFPAALRSILRQDPDVILIGEIRDQETAQIAVQASLTGHLVLSTLHTNDAPNTVTRLVDIGMESYKIGAALRGVVAQRLVRRLCLACRISDTDPLPGRLVKHIKGGAPRFKAVGCPECAQTGYLGRFAIVEILVMNPTIERLVSAGATADQIATAARTAGMRSLFESAMTKVLSGDTSLEEALRVTDPPRDDFAAGPPVPLAEPRARHTPQTLRAVILSPSGPDQFSQAFELLDDTDLPTAKFELTRKGSVVLLVDDEDQLRRVMRDLLERQGYTIVEARDGAEALAEIDRAAPDLVILDLNLPGVDGYTVLSQVRSREATRNLPVIVLTAKGDEDNEVRVIELGADDFLTKPFRARALAARLESLLGRRRAI
- a CDS encoding FHA domain-containing protein translates to MTWRLQGIGHPQEIVVGAEGPVVVGRAPDTDRVIADVTVSRRHAELTATPLGVAIRDLGSSNGTSINGTRTPVGQAMSGDTIVFGKVAFRLHADHDIPEPPADLPPEGAIVRKVTLGATPDTNLESAQLARILDLAKRLSGEIDPERLTTAIVDLTFDLLPVDRVALLLIDEASGELIPANSKTRLDNGTGTRVPRSIAMRAVLDRAPILTESAVDDERFRSGSVMLQSVRGAICTPLMASKDQCLGVLYVDTLTATRPFREDEASMLYAFGGLAAVSLSKLAYAETMRRDAQVRANFERFFAPEVALRIAKEKGVIGLAGERRAVTVLFSDIRGFTAMAETMAPETLGSLLTEYFSEMVDIVFDHGGTLDKFIGDAIMAVWGAPLAGPGDADRALEAAVAMQRRMGQLNARWEAAGQVPLSIGIGINYGDVFAGYLGSERRLEYSVIGDAVNVASRLCDDAAPGEIRLAEPFVQQLTTRPILTRLPDIELKHRQNRVVVFSL